TTTAAGAGAGAGGCTGGAGACGGACACCGAGCTTGGGCGCGCCCTCGAAGACGCTCACGCCGTCCTGCTCGTGCGTGAGCGGACGCGCTTCGGCGAGAAGCAAATTTCTCTCGCGCCGTCCTTGAAGCTCATCGCTCAGACCGGAAAGACCACCGCGCACCTGGATGTCCCCGCCGCCACGAAGCGCGGCATCGCCATCGC
This genomic interval from Candidatus Binatia bacterium contains the following:
- a CDS encoding D-2-hydroxyacid dehydrogenase family protein, which translates into the protein MADKKSETFRVAVLDDYEGMADKASAYQQLKQRAEVKILRERLETDTELGRALEDAHAVLLVRERTRFGEKQISLAPSLKLIAQTGKTTAHLDVPAATKRGIAIA